One window from the genome of Nicotiana tomentosiformis chromosome 5, ASM39032v3, whole genome shotgun sequence encodes:
- the LOC104117218 gene encoding uncharacterized protein isoform X1, translated as MENKLEKKPRVLCLHGHGASAEILKKEMELGWPQTVLEKLDLVFLNGPFLLQDKVDSHGIFHPPYFEWFQNDKDYKEFYNFDECVEYVEANMEKYGPFDGVLGFSQGAVLTASMPGMQRVKVALTKVPNIKFVIIISGAKFGGRELGLPKLAANAFSSPIECPSLHFIGEKETKKPNEEELVKCFVNPVVIYHPEGHKVPNLDAESVETVIAFINKVKKIKMQLQGNSKM; from the exons ATGGAAAACAAATTAGAAAAGAAGCCTCGAGTTCTCTGCCTCCATGGCCATGGAGCCAGTGCTGAAATATTGAAGAAAGAAATGGAACTTGGTTGGCCTCAAACTGTACTTGAGAAGCTCGATTTGGTGTTCTTAAATGGACCTTTTCTACTTCAAGATAAAGTCGACTCTCATGGCATTTTTCATCCACCCTACTTTGAATGGTTCCAAAATGATAAG GACTACAAAGAATTTTACAATTTCGATGAATGTGTTGAATACGTAGAAGCTAACATGGAGAAGTATGGACCATTTGATGGTGTTCTAGGTTTCTCTCAG GGAGCGGTTTTAACTGCATCAATGCCTGGAATGCAAAGGGTAAAAGTGGCTCTGACCAAAGTACCAAATATAAAATTTGTGATCATAATATCAGGGGCCAAATTTGGAGGGCGTGAACTTGGATTGCCCAAGCTTGCTGCTAATGCATTTTCATCTCCTATCGAGTGCCCATCTCTACACTTCATAG GTGAGAAGGAAACCAAAAAGCCAAACGAAGAAGAACTTGTGAAGTGCTTCGTCAATCCTGTTGTGATTTATCACCCAGAGGGGCACAAAGTACCAAATCTAG ATGCTGAAAGCGTGGAGACTGTGATAGCATTTATCAACAAGGTGAAGAAAATCAAGATGCAATTGCAGGGAAACTCAAAGATGTAA
- the LOC104117218 gene encoding esterase FUS5-like isoform X4, translating to MENKLEKKPRVLCLHGHGASAEILKKEMELGWPQTVLEKLDLVFLNGPFLLQDKVDSHGIFHPPYFEWFQNDKDYKEFYNFDECVEYVEANMEKYGPFDGVLGFSQGAVLTASMPGMQRVKVALTKVPNIKFVIIISGAKFGGRELGLPKLAANAFSSPIECPSLHFIDAESVETVIAFINKVKKIKMQLQGNSKM from the exons ATGGAAAACAAATTAGAAAAGAAGCCTCGAGTTCTCTGCCTCCATGGCCATGGAGCCAGTGCTGAAATATTGAAGAAAGAAATGGAACTTGGTTGGCCTCAAACTGTACTTGAGAAGCTCGATTTGGTGTTCTTAAATGGACCTTTTCTACTTCAAGATAAAGTCGACTCTCATGGCATTTTTCATCCACCCTACTTTGAATGGTTCCAAAATGATAAG GACTACAAAGAATTTTACAATTTCGATGAATGTGTTGAATACGTAGAAGCTAACATGGAGAAGTATGGACCATTTGATGGTGTTCTAGGTTTCTCTCAG GGAGCGGTTTTAACTGCATCAATGCCTGGAATGCAAAGGGTAAAAGTGGCTCTGACCAAAGTACCAAATATAAAATTTGTGATCATAATATCAGGGGCCAAATTTGGAGGGCGTGAACTTGGATTGCCCAAGCTTGCTGCTAATGCATTTTCATCTCCTATCGAGTGCCCATCTCTACACTTCATAG ATGCTGAAAGCGTGGAGACTGTGATAGCATTTATCAACAAGGTGAAGAAAATCAAGATGCAATTGCAGGGAAACTCAAAGATGTAA